From one Verrucomicrobiia bacterium genomic stretch:
- a CDS encoding secretin N-terminal domain-containing protein codes for MKSAKRRTARNLGLAVFAYAAMACLARTGLAQDQGSVPEEKAAQENAAPQSAEAPLGPAGEAAAPVVGEGMEQLISLEFRGTDAGDVLKYLAQKANLNLSISSAVTGRVNLFVTNVPIRDIFDIVLRSNNLAYIKKGDLYHILTETEYKELYGEKFSDTRIVKTLRLQYAVPEMAFNMMDAIKSSLGRLLIDENSGTIMIMDTPEKVSEMESALKVLEQRSVVKVFDLNYAKADEVEAKLKDEFEVNKLGNIKADLRTNQLIVKTFPDRMNEVTKMIQAFDRVTREVLINAKIVKVTLSKDLDSGIDWNSVFSNIEFNGVDKVKDFRRTTDATTPGAEIPNVTPIEIAPKLGLDKNGPLGSDQFGELIFTTINRDGYELFRYLRTLGETKIISKPRLLVTEYQQASIHVGTREAYVTSTTTTGTSTSTTAEEVQFIDVGIKFTVTPRITSDGFIEMAIKPEVSSVVRQLATPSGNSIPIVDTSIAETKVLVKDGSTVIIGGLRKNEKQNDDDQVPGLARIPVLGSLFFTQKNDHQDMQELVIFITPHIVKGDHLVTGDETEMGGDWKGLQSYNFENEPDVVLPVTH; via the coding sequence TTGAAATCAGCTAAGCGGCGCACGGCACGGAACCTCGGGCTCGCAGTGTTTGCTTATGCGGCGATGGCCTGCCTGGCGAGAACCGGTTTGGCCCAGGATCAGGGCTCAGTCCCGGAAGAGAAGGCGGCCCAGGAAAATGCCGCGCCGCAAAGCGCAGAGGCGCCGCTGGGGCCGGCAGGAGAAGCGGCCGCGCCTGTCGTCGGTGAAGGCATGGAACAGCTTATTTCCCTGGAGTTCCGAGGGACGGATGCCGGTGACGTTCTCAAGTATCTCGCCCAGAAGGCCAACTTGAATCTTTCGATCAGCAGCGCGGTCACCGGGCGGGTCAACCTGTTCGTGACCAACGTGCCCATCCGCGACATCTTCGACATCGTCCTGCGCAGCAACAATCTTGCGTACATTAAGAAGGGCGACTTGTACCACATCCTGACGGAAACCGAGTATAAGGAGCTCTACGGCGAAAAATTTTCGGATACGCGCATCGTCAAGACGCTGCGGCTCCAGTATGCGGTCCCTGAAATGGCATTCAACATGATGGATGCCATCAAGAGTTCGCTCGGACGCCTGCTCATCGACGAAAACTCGGGGACAATCATGATCATGGACACTCCCGAGAAGGTTTCGGAAATGGAAAGCGCGTTGAAGGTCCTGGAACAGCGAAGCGTGGTCAAGGTTTTTGACCTCAATTACGCGAAAGCGGATGAAGTCGAAGCCAAACTGAAGGACGAATTTGAAGTGAACAAGCTCGGCAACATCAAGGCGGACCTGCGCACCAATCAGCTCATCGTCAAGACCTTCCCGGACAGGATGAACGAAGTGACCAAGATGATCCAGGCGTTCGACCGCGTGACGCGCGAGGTTCTCATCAACGCCAAGATCGTCAAAGTCACGCTCTCGAAAGATCTCGACTCCGGCATTGACTGGAACAGCGTGTTTTCCAACATTGAATTCAACGGCGTCGACAAGGTCAAGGATTTCCGGCGGACGACGGACGCCACCACGCCCGGCGCGGAAATCCCGAACGTTACGCCGATCGAAATCGCGCCCAAATTGGGCCTTGATAAAAACGGGCCTCTGGGAAGCGATCAATTCGGTGAGCTGATTTTTACCACGATCAACCGGGACGGCTACGAATTGTTCCGTTACCTCAGGACGCTCGGAGAAACAAAAATTATTTCCAAGCCGCGGCTGCTTGTCACGGAATATCAGCAGGCGAGTATCCATGTCGGCACGCGCGAGGCTTATGTGACAAGCACGACGACAACCGGCACGTCGACCTCCACGACCGCGGAAGAAGTGCAGTTTATCGACGTCGGCATCAAGTTTACGGTGACGCCGCGCATCACCAGCGACGGGTTTATCGAAATGGCGATCAAGCCGGAAGTCAGCAGCGTCGTGCGCCAGCTCGCGACGCCCAGCGGCAACAGTATTCCCATCGTTGATACCTCGATCGCGGAAACCAAGGTCCTCGTCAAGGACGGCTCTACGGTGATCATCGGCGGCCTGCGGAAAAACGAGAAACAGAATGATGACGACCAGGTCCCTGGCCTTGCCCGCATACCCGTTTTGGGTTCGTTGTTTTTTACCCAGAAAAATGACCACCAGGATATGCAGGAACTGGTGATTTTTATTACGCCCCACATCGTCAAAGGAGATCATCTGGTCACCGGGGACGAAACGGAAATGGGAGGAGACTGGAAGGGCCTCCAGTCGTATAATTTTGAGAACGAGCCGGACGTTGTTCTTCCCGTGACGCATTAG
- a CDS encoding tetratricopeptide repeat protein → MKKGLRQFSMLLLAGVLAAAMAEAARAEPAKQDEASDAGAPAETVQAPEAPAVPKECAVLEQKITSLAADRNNILAQVQVAYQEKKEAREELEKAQKQIKELTAERDKLQGEVTQAKQQAFEQVDSMYQKNSEMAGRLRTALWSGGSPAKPSAEEGEPLLSKPPILEEKEPQAASVSFGPLPKVEKQLPETKQGESAAELAAERRERAAVEKKVKSLEEEIAELKRQLEQAKKEKTEAVQAADELKKAAADVPGKVQEISRENERLRSENAQLHYNVGVVLVRQREYERAAKEFQRAVELAPDQPLSYFNLGKLYSEYLDDSQKAVSYFEHYLQLRPDADDADWVKQNIAVHKAWKGDDKLL, encoded by the coding sequence ATGAAAAAAGGTCTGAGACAATTTTCCATGCTGCTTCTCGCGGGCGTCCTCGCGGCCGCCATGGCGGAGGCGGCGCGCGCCGAACCGGCGAAACAGGACGAGGCCAGCGATGCGGGAGCGCCGGCGGAAACCGTCCAGGCTCCGGAGGCACCCGCGGTTCCCAAAGAATGCGCGGTCCTCGAGCAGAAAATAACGTCGCTTGCGGCAGACCGCAATAACATTCTGGCGCAGGTGCAAGTCGCCTATCAGGAAAAGAAAGAGGCGCGGGAGGAGCTCGAAAAGGCGCAAAAACAAATCAAGGAGCTGACCGCCGAGCGGGACAAGCTCCAGGGCGAAGTGACGCAGGCCAAGCAGCAGGCCTTCGAACAGGTCGACAGCATGTACCAGAAAAACAGCGAGATGGCCGGCCGTTTGAGGACCGCGTTATGGAGCGGCGGAAGCCCGGCGAAGCCTTCCGCGGAGGAAGGGGAACCTCTTCTGAGCAAGCCGCCGATTCTGGAAGAAAAGGAACCTCAGGCCGCAAGCGTTTCTTTCGGACCTCTTCCCAAGGTGGAAAAACAATTACCGGAAACAAAACAGGGGGAATCCGCTGCTGAGCTCGCTGCCGAACGCCGTGAGCGAGCGGCCGTGGAAAAAAAGGTGAAGTCCCTCGAGGAAGAAATCGCGGAGTTGAAGCGGCAGCTCGAGCAGGCCAAGAAAGAAAAAACGGAGGCTGTCCAGGCCGCCGACGAATTGAAGAAGGCCGCTGCGGACGTTCCGGGCAAAGTCCAGGAGATAAGCCGCGAAAACGAAAGGCTCAGGAGCGAGAACGCGCAGCTCCACTATAACGTCGGCGTTGTGCTTGTCCGTCAGCGGGAATACGAACGCGCTGCAAAAGAGTTTCAGAGGGCTGTGGAGCTGGCGCCCGACCAGCCGCTGAGTTATTTTAATCTGGGCAAACTTTATTCGGAATATTTGGATGACTCGCAGAAGGCGGTTTCCTACTTTGAACATTACCTTCAACTGCGTCCGGACGCGGATGACGCAGATTGGGTCAAACAAAATATCGCCGTCCACAAAGCGTGGAAGGGCGATGACAAACTGCTCTAA